The DNA segment ATCACCGCGGCACCGTTCCAGGACCCCCACTGTTCCCCGTCGGTGAACGTGACGTCGGGGGTGGCGATGGTCGGATCACCCGAACTCCACACTGCGGGCAGGGCACCGGGAACCCGATCGGGGTCGGTCATGGGAACCGACTCGTCGTAGACCGACGACCGTCGATCGGGGCGATAGCCGTAGTTGCCGCCCGGCACCAACAGGTTCAGCTCGTCGTCGCGGCTCGTCCCCTGCTCGACCTCGAAGATCTGATCGGTTCCGGGACGGATCGCCAGTCCCTGCACATTGCGATGACCGAGAGTGAAGATGCGATCCGGTGCATCAGCCGCGGCGGTGCCGTCTGCGTTGACGTGTAACACCTTGCCGCCCAGCGAGTTTCGATCCTGAGGAACACTGGGGCTGGCAGTGTCCCCGGTGCCGATGTACAGCGTGCCGTCGGGATGAGCCAGAATTCGGCAGCCACCGTGACGCCCGCCGTCTGCGACGGGAATGTCGTCGACGAGGGTTCCGGTGCGCGTCAGAGCCGTCCACTCCGGGTCCACGGTCCACGACATCACGCCGATGTTGTTACCTGCGTCGCCGCGCACACCCTGACAGGTGTAGATCGTTCGCGACGCGGCGAAATCGGTAGCCAGTGCGATTCCCATGAGTCCGGTCTCACCGGCGGCGTAGAGGTCGTCGAGGTCCGCGTTCAGTTCGCGCTGGACTCCCGCGGAGTCGCGGATGACGAACCGGCCGGAGCGCTCTCCGGTCAGCACCGTGCCATCGGGAGCGACCACCACGTCCCACGGTTTGTCGAGGCCGTCGAGCACGGTGGTGACCGACAGGTTCGGCAGCGGTTCGGTAGGTGCGGCCGAGGAGGGAGCAGAGTCGGAAACAGAGCCCTGCGACGACGAGGTCGCGGACGACTCGGTCGGCTCTGCGCCACCGCCCTCTCCGGTGGCGTCCGCCGAACAGGCCGCTACCAAGGCGACGCTCATGGCGATGACCGCTGCGCCGGTGACCGGTTTCTTCACGAGCGCTCCTGACGAATTTCGGTGAGTCCCATTTTTCCGTTATTACCGTTTTCGCGACTTCCGAACCACCGACCGAGCGGGGTCGTGTTCAGGACACCAGTCGATACCCGGCTTCGGCGACAGCGGCGTCCACCGTCGCGGTATCGAGCGCCGAATCACTGCTCACCACGACCGCACCGGAATTCACATCGACGTCGACACCGGTGACTCCCGAGATCTCCGATACTTCTTCTCGCACCGACGCTGCGCAATGCCCGCACGTCATGCCCTCGACCGAATATGTCGTCTGCATCTGGCTTTTCTCCTCTTCCGTCAGGAACGAACCAGGCGCGCGATGGCCTCGGAGGCCTCTTTCACTTTCGCGTCCGCCTCGGGTCCGCCGTGTTTCGCGGCCTCCACGACGCATCCCGCGAGGTGGGCGTCGAGCAGCTTCAACGAGACCGACTGCAGCGCCTTGGTCACCGCGGACACCTGGGTGAGGACGTCGATGCAATAGCGGTCGTCTGCGACCATTCTCGATATCCCGGCCACTTGACCCTCGATACGACGCAATCGCTTCAGCAGATCGTCCTGCTCGGCACTGTAGCTGCTCATAACGCCCACCATACCCCTACCCGGTAGGGGGTGCACCTCTCGACAGGAGTCGACGCACGCCGTCGACCATGAGCAGTGCGGCCACGGTGACGATCAGGGCGGCGAGCGCGATCCACGACCCCGAGTAGAACGTTCCCGAATACGCCGGGGACACATCGGGAACCGCGGGAAACTCGGTGGTGCGCACCCCTGCGTTCCAGCACGCCACAGCTCCGATCACCGCGAGCAGAGCCAACACCAGCTCCGCCCACCCGAGAGACTTCCTCACAGGTACTCCCGCTTCGCCGTTTCCAGCGCCGCACGCAACCCGTCGTCGTCCTTCGCCCACGCCTGCACCAGTCCGCCGCCCACCAGACGCAGCCCGATGCCGTGTCGCTTGCGCGGCACACCCGACAGCTCCCCGAGTACGCGCGCGGTCTCCCACCTCTTCGGCTCGTACTCACCGTCGGCGTACTCGGCCGGGGGCAGTATGTCGTCTATCTCGACCAGTTCGACGGTCTCGGTTCCCTGACGCAGCCGCCGGGTGGTGAGTTCGACGCTGACGTGCATCCGCGCGGCGCGGAGCTGGACGTACGTGAGACCGACGAGGATCAGCGAGAACAGCGCGAGGGCGAACCAGTGGATCACCGGTCCGGATGCAAGTTCGACCGCGAGCACCACCAGGCAGAACACCGGTCCCCACGCCAGCATGCGCCATCGCCCACCGGGCTCGTGGAAGAGCACGGGGTCGTCGGTGGGGGTCTCGCCACTCATCTCACTGCTCACGGACGAACCACTCCCGCGCCGACGGCCGGTAGACCAGAACTGCTGCGACCACCAACGCGACGGTGATCACCAGCAGCACGAACGGAAACACCAGCGCGGCGAACGTCAGCAGCAGCGCAACGGCTCCGGACAGCGCTACCAGGGCGCGTCGGAACCTGCGGTCGCCGCCGCGGACCGGGCCCGACATCAGACCGACGGCCAGCCCGACCACGCCGAAGATCACGCCGAGGCCACGAAAGACCGTCAGGAAGGAATCGATCTGCTCGTCCGTCGCACCGCCGGTGGTGAACGATGCGCGGATCTGGTCGGCGGGAAGCGTCAGGGCGATCATGCACACGACGATGAGCAGCACCGCCGAGGCCAACCACAGCCAGTAGGCGGCGGAAACCACTCGGGGCCGGGCGATCGGTGCGTCGGTGTCTGCGCTCACGCCAGACATCCTGCCACCGCGGGCGAGCTGCGCGTTCGGCCGGCAGAGATTCTTTCGCCGACGCGGCGCTCAGCCTGCAGAAATTCCCAGCGCCATGATCGCGATGGCGGCCGAGACGGCGAGCAGCAACCCGAGCAGGGCCCAGCCGGGGCGACCGCTCTCGGCGGGACAGGGCTCGCGATCGACGGCCGGTGCTGCGGTCGGCTGCGTGATACTCGCTGCTGCAGGGGTGTGCTCTGCCATGTCGGTTCCGATCACTCGAGAAGATATCGAGAGTGATGCTAGTCACACAGCTGGTGCCGCAGCCTCGAACACGCCCGAAATTATCGTTTTCCCGAAGCGACGAAGTATTTGTTGGATTCCCGACGGTGCATCAGGTAGATCGCCCCGGCGGCCAACACTCCCTGGCCGATGCCGAGCACACTCATCACGATGTTCATCGCGCCTGCGCTCGACGCAATGGCGAACAGTTCGAGGATCATGGTGAACACGGTGAACGATCCGATGATGGTGAGCAGCATGCGCGCCCACATCTTGCCCGCGCGCATCCGCTTGACCCAGAACAGGAACAACGCTCCGAAACCGAGTACGACGAACACCGTGACGACGAGCATCACCGTCACCATCGACTGCGTGGACTCCACCGTCATGTCGGCGGCCGCGTCCTGCGCTGCGAGGTCGTCGAGCAGGGACTGCGCGAATTCCTCGCGCGCCCCGAACAGCGTCCACACCGAGAACAGCGCCGAGAGCGCCCCGATCAGCGCCACTCCCCACCACAGGTGGCGTGCGGTCTCGACGTCGACGGGGGCCGGACGTGGGGTCGGCGGGGGTTCCGGTCCTGACTGCGGGAACCCGTGCTCGAGCTCCCAGCGCTGCCAATCCGGCTGCGGCGGTGGGTTGCCCGGCGTGTTGCTGTCGGGGTTGTTGCCGTCCGGGTTGTTGTTCGGAGGAAATTCGTTCACAACCAGCCCGCCACTTCGGTAGCCCAATAGGTCAGTACGACATCGGCACCGGCGCGCCGGATACCGACGAGCGATTCCAGTACTGCTGCGTCGCGGTCGATCCACCCGTTCTGAGCGGCGGCGGTGATCATGGCATATTCCCCGGAGATCTGATACGCCGCAACCGGAACCGGTGACATCTCGGCGACGTCGCGAAGAATATCGAGATACGACATCGCCGGCTTGACCATCACCATGTCGGCACCCTCGGCGAGATCGAGCTCCACCTCGTGGGTGGCCTCGCGGCGGTTCGCTGCGTCCTGCTGGTACGTCCGGCGATCACCCTGCAACGAGGACCCCACTGCTTCGCGGAACGGGCCGTAGAAGGCCGACGCGTATTTTGCCGAGTACGCCAGCTGACCGACCTCGACGTGGCCGGCAGCGTCGAGTCCGGCGCGGATGGCTCCGACCTGACCGTCCATCATTCCGCTCGGTCCGAGCAGGTGCGCACCCGACTCCGCCTGCGCGACGGCCATGTCCACGTAGCGCAGCAGGGTGGCGTCGTTGTCGATGGAACCGTTCTCCCCCAGGACTCCGCAGTGCCCGTGCGAGGTGAACTCGTCCAGGCAGGTATCGGCCATGATGACCGTCGAATCCCCGAGGTCGCCCTTCAGCCGCGCCAGCCCCCGATTGAGAATTCCGTCCGGGTCGGTTGCACCCGAGCCGGTCTCGTCCTTGTCCTCGGGCCTCGGTACTCCGAACAGCATGACGCCGCCGACGCCTGCCGTAACGGCCTCGGCGGCCGCAGCGCTCAGCGAATCCAACGTGTGTTGGTACACCCCGGGCATCGAGCTGATCGCCCGAGGCTCGGTGATGCCGTCGGCCACGAACATCGGCAGCACCAGATGCCGTGCCTCGAGCGATGTCTCGGCCACGAGCCGACGCAGTGCCGGGGTACGGCGCAGGCGTCGGGGACGGTCGGTGGGGAACAAGCGAACTCCTTACGGACCGGGTGTGCCGATCGTGAGATCCGCAGCCGAGTTACCGGCGGCGCGACTTCTTGCGCGGTGGTGGCAGTGCGCCCTCGGCCCGCAGGCGAGCCGCGTGCTCGGCGAGAGCCTCGACCAGCGGTCCGACCTGTGCCGATTCGGGCTGCACGTCCACGCGCAGACCGAACTCGACGGCCGTCTCGGCGGTCTTGGGGCCGATGCACGCCACCAGTGTGCGCGCGTGCGGCTTTCCGGCGATGCCGACCAGGTTCCGGACGGTGGAACTCGACGTGAAGCACACTGCGTCGAACCCGCCGGTCTTGATCATCTCGCGGGTCTCGGCGGGGGGCGGTGCTGCCCGGACGGTGCGGTACGCGGTGACGTCGTCGATCTCCCAGCCCCGCTCGCGCAGGCCCTCGGCGAGAGTCTCGGTGGCGATGTCGGCGCGCGGCAGAAGAACTCGGTTGACCGGATCGAAGACCTCGTCGTACGGCGGGAAGTCCTCGAGCAGTCCGAGCGAGCTCTGCTCACCCGACGGCACCAGTTCGGGGTTGATGCCGAACGAACGCACCTTCGCCGCGGTTGCCTCGCCGACACAGGCGATCTTGACGCCGGAGAACGCACGAGCGTCCAGACCGAACTCCTCGAACTTCTCCCACACGGCGCGAACGGCGTTGGTGGAAGTGAAGACGACCCACTGGTAGCGGCCGTCGACCAGGCCCTTGACGGACCGTTCCATCTGGGCCGGGCTGCGCGGGGGCTCGACGGCAATGGTCGGGACCTCGATGGGGATGGCTCCGTGGGTGACGAGTCGATCGCTCATCTCCCCTGCCTGATCCTTGGTGCGCGGCACCAGCACGGTCCAGCCGTACAGTGCACGAGATTCCCACCAGGACATCTTGTTTCGGCCCGAGACGACCTTGCCGACGGTGACGACGAGCGATCCGACGAGCTCGGATCCGGCGTCGTTGAGGGTGGCGAGGGTGGCCTCGACGGTGCGCTGCTGACGGGTGGTGCCGCGGACGGTGATGGCCGCGGGCGTCTGCGGTGCCAGGCCGTGTTCGACGAGGGCACTGGCGGTTTCGGCCAGGTGGCCCGAAGTTGCGTGCAGTACCAGCGGGCCCGGAGCAGCAGCGAGTGCTGCCCAGTCGACCTCGCCCCGGACGTCGGCCTCGGTGTGACCCGAGCCGAGTGCCATGCCGGCGTAGCTGGGGACGGCCGATCCCGACGGCAGGCCGGGGAGCACCTCGAACGGCACGTGCGTGCGAGCGACGGCGCTGACCTCGGCGATCACCGAGTCGGTCGTGAGCGGATCACCGGAGACAAGGCGAACCACGTCGTGGCCGTTCTTGGCTTCGGCCAGAAGGGTTTTGGCGACCTCGGCCGGTTCGCCGAGTGCCGGACGAACCTCGACACCGTTCTCGCCCGTCTCCGGGTCACGCGGAACGTCGGCACCGACCAGGGCGGTGACTCCCTTGTCGACGTCGGGATCGGTGAATGCGAGCTCGGCCGCTCCGAGCACTTCCCGTGCCCGGACCGTGAGCAGAGCCGGGTCACCCGGCCCGGATCCCACGAACAGGATCCGTCCGTTGGTGTTCTTGCGGACTGGGCTCATCGGTTGTTCTCCAGTGCTGTCTTGTGTGGGTACTGCAGTTCTATCGGGGTTGCGGTGCCCCGTTTCGGAATCAGTCGAGCGGTGGCGATCGACTCTCTTCGCACCACCGGACGGGTCGCCTTGCGTTTGGCGCGTCCGCGGACGGGTGCCGTTATGGCCCTAGACATGAGATCCACCCTGTACCTGAGAACCGGCCTGTGCTGGTTCGGTGACTGAAACGAGTTCGCGCGCACCGAGATCGAGCAGTTCGCGGGCCAATTCCCGGCCCAGCTCCTCGGCTCGGTCGGGTGATCCGACGATCGACGCGCGGATGGTGTCACTGCCGTCGATGGCGGCGACGCAGCCCCGCAAGGACAGTTCGTCGAAGATGCGGCCGTCCTCGTCGATGGATTCGACGACCTCTGCGATCGCGCCGACCGGAGCGGTGCAGCCGGCTTCGAGTTCTGCGAGCAGCCCGCGTTCGGCTGCCACCGCGGCGCGTGAGTGGGCGTCGTCGAGGGTGGCGATGGCGGTCGCGAGATCGGTGTCCTCGACGCGACATTCGACTGCGAGCGCACCCTGGGCGGGTGCCGGGAGCAACTGAACCGGGTCGAGTGCTTCGGTGACGACGTCGAGTCGGCCGATGCGGGACAGTCCGGCGCGGGCGACGATGACGGCGTCGAGCTCTCCCGACGCGACCTTTCCGATCCGCGTGTCGAGGTTGCCGCGCAGCGGACGGACGTCCAGTCCCTGTCCGAGAGCTCGCAATTGAGCGATACGGCGCGGGGCGGACGTGCCGACCTTCGCGTCGGCAGGCAACTCACCGAGTACCAGTCCGTCACGGGCGACCAGGGCGTCGCGCGGGTCCTCGCGAGCCGGGATGGCGGCGATGGTGAACCGCTCGTCGGCCGCCGTCGGCAGATCCTTGTACGAGTGCACGGCGATGTCGACGGTGCCGTCGGCCAGCGCCTCACGCAGCGCCGCGGTGAAGACACCGACGCCGATTGTCTGTACGGGAGCAGCAGACAGGTCGCCGGCAGTCTTGACGATGACCAGTTCCGCTTCGATTCCGGCTGCCGCGAGGGCCACCCGAACGGTGTCGGCCTGGGTGGTCGCCAGAAGGCTTCCGCGAGTACCGATCTTGACGATGCCGGTCATTCGGCACGCTCCTGACCGGTGGTTCCGCCGGGGTAGGAGTCCGAGCGCAGATCGGTGCGGCTGGCGGTGAAATCGTCCACCAGTTCCAGCGAGCCGATCTCCATCGGCGTGGCAACGGCGTCGACCGAGCCGGGGCTCAGCTCGAACAACTCGCGCAGCGCAGCGGCGTAGGAATCCCCGCCCGGTGTGCTGGCGAGCTGCTTGACGCGCACGGTGGGCGAATGCAGCAGCTTGTCCACGACGCGGCGCACGGTGCGCGCCACCTCGTCGCGCTGCGGCGAGTCGAGTCCGGGCAGCCGCGATTCGAGACGCAGCAGCTCTCCCTCGACCACCTCTGCAGCACGCTGGCGCAGTGCCGTGACAGTGGGGGTGACCTCGGCAAGCCGTTGTCCGGCAAGGTATCCCGAAAGTTCACTGGAGACGATCTCGCGGGCCGCGGACGCGTCGTTCGCCGCGGCATCGGCGGCGGGATCGC comes from the Rhodococcus sp. SBT000017 genome and includes:
- a CDS encoding sorbosone dehydrogenase family protein, with translation MKKPVTGAAVIAMSVALVAACSADATGEGGGAEPTESSATSSSQGSVSDSAPSSAAPTEPLPNLSVTTVLDGLDKPWDVVVAPDGTVLTGERSGRFVIRDSAGVQRELNADLDDLYAAGETGLMGIALATDFAASRTIYTCQGVRGDAGNNIGVMSWTVDPEWTALTRTGTLVDDIPVADGGRHGGCRILAHPDGTLYIGTGDTASPSVPQDRNSLGGKVLHVNADGTAAADAPDRIFTLGHRNVQGLAIRPGTDQIFEVEQGTSRDDELNLLVPGGNYGYRPDRRSSVYDESVPMTDPDRVPGALPAVWSSGDPTIATPDVTFTDGEQWGSWNGAAVISSQQGEKLVFLALSEDGTEYVAEAEALEGTYGRLRSLTPFGSDGGFLLTTDNGSDDQVLLVTPEVG
- a CDS encoding heavy-metal-associated domain-containing protein, whose translation is MQTTYSVEGMTCGHCAASVREEVSEISGVTGVDVDVNSGAVVVSSDSALDTATVDAAVAEAGYRLVS
- a CDS encoding metal-sensitive transcriptional regulator, encoding MSSYSAEQDDLLKRLRRIEGQVAGISRMVADDRYCIDVLTQVSAVTKALQSVSLKLLDAHLAGCVVEAAKHGGPEADAKVKEASEAIARLVRS
- the hemB gene encoding porphobilinogen synthase, coding for MFPTDRPRRLRRTPALRRLVAETSLEARHLVLPMFVADGITEPRAISSMPGVYQHTLDSLSAAAAEAVTAGVGGVMLFGVPRPEDKDETGSGATDPDGILNRGLARLKGDLGDSTVIMADTCLDEFTSHGHCGVLGENGSIDNDATLLRYVDMAVAQAESGAHLLGPSGMMDGQVGAIRAGLDAAGHVEVGQLAYSAKYASAFYGPFREAVGSSLQGDRRTYQQDAANRREATHEVELDLAEGADMVMVKPAMSYLDILRDVAEMSPVPVAAYQISGEYAMITAAAQNGWIDRDAAVLESLVGIRRAGADVVLTYWATEVAGWL
- a CDS encoding bifunctional uroporphyrinogen-III C-methyltransferase/uroporphyrinogen-III synthase; the encoded protein is MSPVRKNTNGRILFVGSGPGDPALLTVRAREVLGAAELAFTDPDVDKGVTALVGADVPRDPETGENGVEVRPALGEPAEVAKTLLAEAKNGHDVVRLVSGDPLTTDSVIAEVSAVARTHVPFEVLPGLPSGSAVPSYAGMALGSGHTEADVRGEVDWAALAAAPGPLVLHATSGHLAETASALVEHGLAPQTPAAITVRGTTRQQRTVEATLATLNDAGSELVGSLVVTVGKVVSGRNKMSWWESRALYGWTVLVPRTKDQAGEMSDRLVTHGAIPIEVPTIAVEPPRSPAQMERSVKGLVDGRYQWVVFTSTNAVRAVWEKFEEFGLDARAFSGVKIACVGEATAAKVRSFGINPELVPSGEQSSLGLLEDFPPYDEVFDPVNRVLLPRADIATETLAEGLRERGWEIDDVTAYRTVRAAPPPAETREMIKTGGFDAVCFTSSSTVRNLVGIAGKPHARTLVACIGPKTAETAVEFGLRVDVQPESAQVGPLVEALAEHAARLRAEGALPPPRKKSRRR
- the hemC gene encoding hydroxymethylbilane synthase is translated as MVKIGTRGSLLATTQADTVRVALAAAGIEAELVIVKTAGDLSAAPVQTIGVGVFTAALREALADGTVDIAVHSYKDLPTAADERFTIAAIPAREDPRDALVARDGLVLGELPADAKVGTSAPRRIAQLRALGQGLDVRPLRGNLDTRIGKVASGELDAVIVARAGLSRIGRLDVVTEALDPVQLLPAPAQGALAVECRVEDTDLATAIATLDDAHSRAAVAAERGLLAELEAGCTAPVGAIAEVVESIDEDGRIFDELSLRGCVAAIDGSDTIRASIVGSPDRAEELGRELARELLDLGARELVSVTEPAQAGSQVQGGSHV